Proteins encoded together in one Cicer arietinum cultivar CDC Frontier isolate Library 1 chromosome 4, Cicar.CDCFrontier_v2.0, whole genome shotgun sequence window:
- the LOC101507190 gene encoding protein CHUP1, chloroplastic-like, which translates to MREENASNNPSESKSKASKFTDQNQPPKHQTTKPTNPNNNHSKPRLWGAHIVKGFSADKKTKHQQTLPTKKQQTTSDAANQKNPFVPVQSRVKRSLMGDLSCSINVSQVHPHAFPTHRRQSSTDLFTELDHMRSLLQESKEREFKLNAELVECRRNQNEVDELVKKVALLEEEKTSLCDQLVVLSRRCEGVKGENKDSCYMQNLELEVVELRRLNKELQMEKRNLTCRLSSMESCSANSSESDIVAKFKAEASLLRVTNEDLSKQVEGLQTSRLNEVEELAYLRWVNSCLRNELKNTTLDSDKPSSPQSIVSSSGDSVTSFSDQTNSYLKCGNSSGNSFINLVKKPKKWPITIESSQVECTSSSIIDKNWIESVCDGSNRRRHSISGSNSSEEDIVVLSKRRQSNCFDSFECLKEMEKESVPMPLSIQQSCLEKRALRIPNPPPRPSSCSISSKTKQESLVQVQVQPPPPPPPPPPPMNFASRSNTAMVKRAPQVVELYHSLMKRDSRRDSSNGGLSDAPDVADVRSSMIGEIENRSSHLLAIKADIETQGEFVNSLIREVNDAVYQNIEDVVAFVKWLDDELCFLVDERAVLKHFDWPEKKADTLREASFGYQDLKKLESEVSSYQDDPRIPCDIALKKMVALSEKMERTVYTLLRTRESLMRNCKDFQIPVEWMLDNGIIGKIKLGSVKLAKKYMKRVAMEVQTKSAFDKDPAMDYMVLQGVRFAFRIHQFAGGFDAETMHAFEELRNLASLLNKT; encoded by the exons ATGAGGGAAGAAAATGCCAGCAACAACCCATCAGAAAGCAAGTCCAAAGCTTCAAAATTTACGGATCAAAACCAACCTCCAAAGCATCAAACAACAAAACCAACCAACCCCAACAACAATCACTCAAAACCAAGGTTATGGGGTGCTCACATTGTCAAAGGTTTTTCAGCAGACAAAAAAACCAAACACCAACAAACACTTCCGActaaaaaacaacaaacaacCTCGGATGCTGCTAACCAGAAAAACCCTTTTGTTCCAGTTCAATCAAGGGTCAAAAGATCACTCATGGGTGATTTATCATGTTCCATTAATGTTTCTCAAGTTCATCCACATGCTTTTCCAACACATAGGAGACAATCCTCTACTGATTTGTTCACCGAGTTGGATCATATGAGAAGCTTGTTGCAAGAGTCTAAGGAGAGAGAGTTTAAGCTTAATGCTGAGTTGGTTGAGTGTAGGAGGAATCAGAATGAGGTTGATGAGCTTGTGAAGAAAGTTGCTTTGTTGGAAGAAGAGAAAACTAGTCTATGTGACCAATTGGTTGTGTTGAGTAGGAGGTGTGAAGGGGTGAAAGGGGAAAACAAGGATAGTTGTTATATGCAGAATTTGGAGCTTGAAGTTGTTGAGTTGAGAAGGTTGAATAAGGAGCTGCAGATGGAGAAGAGAAACCTCACTTGCAGATTATCTTCTATGGAGTCTTGTTCTGCCAACTCTTCGGAG AGTGACATTGTTGCCAAATTCAAAGCCGAGGCGTCATTGCTCCGAGTTACGAATGAAGACCTGAGCAAACAAGTAGAAGGTTTACAAACAAGCAGATTAAATGAGGTGGAGGAGCTTGCTTATTTGAGGTGGGTGAATTCATGTTTAAGAAATGAATTGAAGAATACAACATTGGATTCTGATAAACCATCTAGTCCTCAATCTATTGTGAGTAGTAGTGGAGATTCTGTTACTTCTTTCTCTGATCAAACCAATAGCTACTTAAAGTGTGGTAATAGTAGTGGAAATAGTTTCATCAATTTAGTTAAGAAGCCAAAAAAGTGGCCAATAACGATTGAATCATCACAAGTAGAGTGCACAAGTAGTAGTATCATTGACAAAAATTGGATTGAATCAGTTTGTGATGGGAGCAATAGAAGAAGACATTCAATTAGTGGTTCCAATAGCTCAGAGGAAGATATTGTTGTATTAAGTAAAAGAAGACAATCTAATTGTTTTGATTCTTTTGAATGTTTAAAAGAAATGGAAAAAGAATCAGTGCCAATGCCATTATCAATTCAACAATCTTGTTTGGAGAAAAGAGCATTAAGGATTCCTAATCCTCCTCCAAGACCTTCTTCATGTTCTATTTCTAGCAAAACAAAACAAGAAAGCTTAGTTCAAGTTCAAGTTCAACCTcctccacctccacctcctCCACCTCCTCCTATGAATTTCGCTTCGAGAAGTAACACGGCGATGGTTAAACGAGCTCCACAAGTAGTGGAATTGTACCATTCACTCATGAAGAGAGATTCTAGAAGGGATTCTTCTAATGGAGGACTATCTGATGCTCCTGATGTTGCAGATGTTCGTAGCAGCATGATTGGAGAAATTGAGAACCGATCGTCACATTTACTTGCT ATAAAAGCAGATATTGAAACACAAGGAGAATTTGTAAATTCATTGATTAGAGAGGTGAATGATGCAGTTTATCAGAACATAGAAGATGTGGTGGCATTTGTGAAGTGGCTTGATGATGAACTTTGCTTCCTT GTGGATGAAAGGGCTGTTCTTAAACATTTTGATTGGCCAGAGAAAAAAGCTGACACATTAAGAGAAGCATCATTTGGTTATCAAGATTTGAAAAAACTGGAATCTGAAGTTTCTTCATACCAAGACGATCCTCGGATACCTTGTGACATTGCTCTAAAGAAAATGGTTGCATTATCAGAAAA GATGGAACGTACGGTTTATACTCTTCTTCGAACGAGGGAGTCGCTTATGCGAAATTGCAAGGATTTTCAAATTCCTGTAGAATGGATGCTAGATAATGGAATCATCGGCAAG ATAAAACTAGGCTCAGTTAAATTGGCTAAAAAGTATATGAAAAGGGTAGCCATGGAAGTTCAAACAAAGTCAGCATTTGATAAAGATCCTGCAATGGATTACATGGTTCTCCAAGGAGTGAGATTTGCTTTCAGAATCCATCAG TTTGCGGGAGGATTTGATGCAGAAACAATGCACGCGTTCGAGGAACTTCGCAATCTTGCATCTCTACTTAACAAGACATGA
- the LOC101507818 gene encoding LOW QUALITY PROTEIN: probable serine/threonine-protein kinase SIS8 (The sequence of the model RefSeq protein was modified relative to this genomic sequence to represent the inferred CDS: deleted 2 bases in 1 codon): protein MPKMKHLLRKLHIGGGATTINNHNHNPNAALPLSHSHTTTPTPSSSSVLPSTSPSPSPSPSPSPSPTVVHNSRNDTDRGVVDFNLLQEEEFQVQLALAISASDSDPHDADESAQIDAAKQISLGYSASLTDTPALVQFQSLRYWNYNVIAYDEKVMDGFYDVYGITSSLIERGKMPLLVDLHTVPTSRNVDYEVISVNRVFDVELSQLEEKACALFEECSVSELGLFLSGLIQKLADVVVNRMGGPVASADIIMKRWALRSRELRDSLRTVVLPLGRLDVGLSRHRALLFKVLADRINIPCMLVKGSYYTGTDDGAVNLIKADDGSEYIIDMMGAPGTLICXXXXPAEVPSSQIQNYGFAGRDLAEIVGQTNNTYPMPGDGTGVLGVLSDCTIGRVQTKELLEIGGQTKPDEMNHVKVNETGRFEHTEAYECSSHPESSHAQNMHVKNVSKYVLSAAKNPEFASKLHNILLESGASPPSDLFSDMNPRDRGLDTVQADPNRLLLSYDKSLLLPQGVGSAGDTRLCQSAHQLAEQQKELCTDAIEFYDSSQSGNVFATVSGKDCDIEQSNTSIVDFASPNTCKACKENFLESSLPKAALSCKRHYGVYCSCYDDESGPSNEVGASSRNTEIGNDSVTQINETVHGDCVLYDDGKSKKVHPILGEDTEWEIQWEDLRIGERIGIGSYGEVYRADCNGTEVAVKKFLDQDFSGDALDQFKSEIEIMLRLRHPNVVLFMGAITRPPHFSILTEFLPRGSLYRLLHRPNLVLDEKRRLRMALDVAKGMNYLHTSHPPVVHRDLKSPNLLVDRHWVVKVCDFGLSRTKNHTFLSSKSCAGTPEWMAPEVLRNEPANEKCDVYSFGVILWELTTTKIPWHGLNPMQVVGAVGFQNKRLEIPEDMDPVVAQIIRDCWQMEPHLRPSFAQLVSRLYRLRQLVVRKTGSTH, encoded by the exons ATGCCCAAAATGAAACATCTACTGCGAAAGCTTCACATCGGTGGTGGCGCTACTACAATCAATAATCACAATCATAATCCTAACGCAGCATTACCACTTTCTCACTCTCACACAACTACTCCtactccttcttcttcttccgtTCTTCCTTCTACATCTCCGTCTCCTTCCCCCTCTCCTTCTCCTTCTCCTTCTCCTACCGTCGTTCACAATTCACGAAACGACACCGACCGTGGTGTCGTCGACTTCAATCTTTTGCAGGAAGAAGAGTTTCAGGTTCAATTGGCTCTTGCAATTAGCGCTTCTGATTCCGATCCTCATGATGCTGATGAATCCGCTCAGATCGATGCTGCTAAACAGATCAGCCTTGGTTATTCTGCTTCTCTCACCGATACTCCTGCTCTCGTTCAGTTTCAATCACTTCGTTATTGG AATTACAATGTCATTGCTTATGATGAGAAAGTGATGGATGGGTTTTATGATGTTTATGGGATCACCTCAAGTTTAATTGAACGGGGAAAGATGCCATTGTTGGTGGATCTGCATACTGTGCCCACCTCACGAAATGTTGATTATGAAGTAATCTCGGTGAACCGCGTTTTTGATGTTGAGCTAAGTCAGCTTGAGGAAAAAGCCTGTGCATTGTTTGAAGAATGTTCAGTTTCGGAACTAGGACTGTTTTTGAGCGGCTTAATCCAGAAACTTGCTGATGTTGTTGTTAATAGAATGGGTGGACCAGTTGCTAGTGCCGATATAATCATGAAAAGGTGGGCTTTGAGGAGTCGTGAATTGCGAGATTCTTTAAGAACTGTCGTCCTTCCTCTTGGCCGTCTAGATGTTGGACTTTCGCGTCACCGAGCCCTACTTTTTAAG GTACTTGCTGATAGGATTAATATTCCTTGCATGCTTGTAAAAGGGAGCTATTACACAGGAACAGATGATGGGGCTGTGAATTTGATTAAAGCTGATGATGGAAG TGAATACATTATTGATATGATGGGTGCTCCTGGTACTCTTATT TGCTNNNNNNNNNNTCCTGCTGAGGTGCCCAGCAGTCAGATCCAAAACTATGGTTTTGCTGGTAGGGATCTTGCAGAGATTGTAGGACAGACTAACAACACATATCCAATGCCTGGTGATGGAACTGGTGTGCTGGGAGTATTGTCTGATTGTACCATAGGGAGGGTCCAGACAAAAGAATTATTAGAAATCGGCGGTCAAACAAAACCAGATGAAATGAATCATGTTAAGGTAAATGAAACAGGGAGATTTGAGCATACAGAAGCATATGAATGCTCATCACATCCAGAGTCATCACATGCACAAAACATGCATGTAAAAAATGTCTCCAAGTATGTTCTCAGTGCAGCAAAGAATCCAGAGTTTGCCTCAAAATTGCACAATATTCTTTTAGAAAGCGGTGCATCACCTCCTTCTGATCTTTTTTCAGATATGAATCCCCGAGATAGGGGTTTAGATACTGTTCAAGCTGACCCAAATAGGTTGTTATTAAGCTATGATAAGTCTCTCTTGCTCCCTCAAGGAGTGGGCTCTGCTGGTGATACAAGGTTATGTCAATCGGCTCACCAGTTAGCCGAACAGCAAAAAGAATTATGCACAGATGCCATTGAATTTTATGATTCTTCACAAAGTGGGAATGTTTTTGCTACTGTTTCCGGTAAAGATTGTGATATAGAGCAATCTAATACATCAATTGTTGATTTTGCTTCTCCTAATACATGCAAGGCATGTAAAGAAAATTTTCTCGAGTCTTCCTTGCCCAAGGCAGCCCTTTCTTGCAAAAGGCATTATGGTGTTTACTGTTCTTGTTATGATGATGAAAGTGGTCCTAGTAATGAGGTTGGAGCTTCTTCTAGAAACACTGAAATTGGGAATGATTCAGTCACTCAGATAAACGAGACGGTCCATGGAGATTGTGTCCTATATGATGATGGTAAAAGCAAGAAAGTTCACCCAATACTTGGTGAAGACACAGAATGGGAAATTCAATGGGAAGATCTTCGTATTGGCGAGCGTATTGGTATTG GTTCTTACGGTGAAGTTTACCGTGCTGATTGCAATGGCACT GAAGTTGCTGTAAAGAAGTTTCTAGACCAAGATTTCTCTGGCGATGCACTAGATCAGTTCAAATCGGAA ATTGAGATTATGCTAAGGCTGCGACATCCTAATGTTGTGCTCTTCATGGGAGCAATTACTCGTCCTCCACATTTCTCTATCTTGACAGAGTTTCTTCCGAG AGGCAGTTTATATAGGCTATTGCATCGTCCCAATCTTGTACTTGATGAGAAGAGACGGTTGCGTATGGCTCTTGATGTG GCTAAGGGAATGAATTACTTGCACACCAGCCATCCTCCTGTTGTCCATCGAGATTTAAAGTCTCCAAACCTTCTTGTTGACAGGCATTGGGTTGTAAAG GTCTGTGATTTTGGTCTGTCACGTACGAAGAACCATACATTTTTGTCATCGAAGTCATGTGCTGGAACG CCTGAGTGGATGGCTCCAGAAGTCTTAAGGAATGAGCCTGCCAATGAGAA GTGTGATGTGTATAGTTTTGGTGTGATCTTGTGGGAGTTGACTACCACGAAAATCCCATGGCACGGTTTGAACCCAATGCAGGTTGTTGGAGCTGTTGGATTCCAAAATAAACGTCTTGAAATTCCAGAAGATATGGATCCAGTAGTAGCTCAAATAATACGTGATTGCTGGCAAAT GGAGCCACACTTGAGACCATCTTTCGCACAGCTGGTGTCTCGTCTTTACCGTCTTCGCCAACTGGTTGTCCGTAAAACAGGATCTACACATTAA
- the LOC101507507 gene encoding uncharacterized protein ycf36: protein MATIHIFSSSAPRLLFPSSKNSQPLSHSNKRSKLLLLCLSSRNGIECPVPQEQQPINEYQSLSTSFPFSWAAGDVVEFGSRLFVVGFSFALFVGLPVAWFGTVGAQSEPAKRIVCAASSGVLAVTFAVVRMYLGWAYVGNRLLSATVEYEETGWYDGQIWVKTAEILARDRLLGSFSVKPVLGRLKITLVGLVACLVAWAFIFINIDDSYLTSRETGVRAIPGAYNDESARSFEPDAFCGEPDLQ from the exons ATGGCAACAATACACATATTCTCGTCATCCGCCCCAAGATTATTATTCCCCTCATCAAAGAATTCCCAACCTTTGAGTCACAGCAACAAGAGAAGCAagttgttattgttgtgtttAAGTTCGAGAAATGGAATAGAGTGTCCTGTTCCACAAGAACAGCAACCCATAAACGAATACCAGTCGCTGTCGACTTCCTTCCCCTTCTCATGGGCCGCTGGGGATGTGGTTGAATTCGGCTCCCGTCTCTTCGTTGTGGGCTTCTCCTTCGCTCTTTTCGTGGGCCTACCTGTAGCCTGGTTCGGTACCGTTGGGGCCCAATCAGAACCCGCGAAGCGAATCGTGTGTGCAGCTTCGAGTGGGGTGTTGGCGGTTACGTTTGCCGTTGTTAGAATGTATCTTGGTTGGGCTTATGTCGGCAATCGCTTGCTCAGTGCCACCGTTGAAT ATGAGGAGACAGGGTGGTATGATGGTCAG ATATGGGTGAAGACTGCTGAGATTTTGGCACGTGATAGGCTCTTGGGATCATTTTCT GTTAAGCCTGTACTGGGCAGATTGAAAATTACTCTAGTCGGTCTGGTGGCGTGCTTGGTGGCATGGGCTTTTATCTTCATTAACATTGATGACAGTTATCTAACATCAAGAGAAACTGGAGTTAGAGCAATACCTGGAGCTTACAATGATGAATCTGCTAGATCATTTGAACCAGATGCCTTCTGTGGTGAGCCTGATCTTCAATAA